The following are encoded together in the Lathyrus oleraceus cultivar Zhongwan6 chromosome 3, CAAS_Psat_ZW6_1.0, whole genome shotgun sequence genome:
- the LOC127131205 gene encoding uncharacterized protein LOC127131205 has product MRFGELIERCLELEGIDNRKNQYGSGVPTRNNNHKGHFNRGHGGRTQQGGRPYQRPTPYHNQDSRRLMFKCYSCGGAHLNKDYPNINIGACFHCGQKGHFLKDCPQGQNQPTSQKSVLINNNNVGRARNGGPNVGQGPHNQNKPTTGKVFAIRGADISKSDGLIQGMCLIGDKLVSVLYDSGATHSFISTSCTEILGFEIVDLNYKLTIITPSGERMVTCSVCAVCPVILENRRFLVDLVVLPLKDQDVILGMDWLSANNVNLGCKKKILTFGEDSGEVIKVETLTQKFMMLFSMPEGETPGV; this is encoded by the coding sequence ATGCGCTTTGGTGAGCTGATAGAAAGATGTTTGGAGTTGGAAGGAATTGACAATAGGAAGAATCAATATGGATCAGGAGTACCAACCCGAAACAACAATCACAAGGGCCATTTTAACCGAGGCCATGGAGGAAGGACCCAACAAGGGGGTAGGCCATATCAAAGGCCTACACCATATCATAACCAGGATTCTAGGAGGTTAATGTTCAAGTGTTACAGCTGTGGAGGGGCACATCTTAACAAAGATTATCCAAATATAAATATTGGAGCTTGTTTTCATTGTGGTCAGAAGGGCCATTTTCTCAAAGATTGTCCCCAAGGACAAAATCAACCAACAAGCCAGAAGAGCGTCCTAATAAACAATAACAATGTAGGGAGAGCAAGGAACGGAGGCCCAAATGTTGGTCAAGGACCTCATAATCAGAATAAGCCAACCACAGGAAAAGTATTTGCAATTAGAGGAGCTGACATCTCAAAGTCAGATGGGTTAATCCAAGGTATGTGTCTAATTGGAGATAAGTTGGTATCAGTATTATACGATTCAGGAGCTACACATTCATTTATATCTACATCTTGTACGGAAATTTTGGGATTTGAAATTGTTGATCTCAACTATAAGTTGACCATTATAACTCCCTCAGGAGAAAGAATGGTAACTTGTTCAGTCTGTGCAGTCTGCCCTGTTATTTTAGAAAATAGAAGATTCTTAGTAGATCTTGTAGTACTCCCGCTAAAAGACCAAGATGTCATCTTAGGAATGGATTGGTTATCAGCCAACAATGTAAACTTGGGGTGCAAGAAGAAAATTTTAACATTTGGAGAAGATAGTGGAGAAGTCATAAAGGTGGAAACTCTCACCCAAAAATTTATGATGTTATTCTCTATGCCAGAAGGAGAAACCCCTGGTGTGTAA